One stretch of Mycolicibacterium fallax DNA includes these proteins:
- a CDS encoding SDR family NAD(P)-dependent oxidoreductase: MALSRNAAALDGRVAVVTGGGAGIGRGIAQAFAEYGATVAIWERDAETAEAVAAEIGGLACVIDVRDPDQVDAALARTVDQLGVPTVLVNNAGGTFKSPFLDTSVNGWDSLIRANLTQVLLCTQRLARTLVDRGSAGSIINISSIEGTRAAPGYAAYAAAKAGVINFTKTAALELAPHRIRVNCLAPDFTLTEGLERIGAVESMANAANNIPVGRAGHVDEMGGAAVFLATELSAYVTGQTIHVDGGTSAAGGWYHHPDTGAYILGAPGPA, encoded by the coding sequence ATGGCACTGTCCAGGAACGCCGCCGCGCTGGACGGCCGGGTCGCCGTCGTCACCGGGGGCGGCGCGGGTATCGGCCGCGGCATCGCGCAGGCCTTCGCCGAGTACGGCGCAACCGTGGCGATCTGGGAACGCGACGCCGAGACCGCGGAGGCGGTCGCCGCCGAGATCGGCGGGCTGGCCTGCGTCATCGACGTCCGGGATCCCGATCAGGTGGACGCGGCGCTGGCCCGCACCGTTGACCAACTCGGCGTGCCGACCGTGCTGGTGAACAATGCCGGCGGGACCTTCAAGTCGCCGTTTCTGGACACCTCGGTCAACGGCTGGGACAGCCTGATCCGGGCGAACCTGACGCAGGTGCTGCTGTGCACCCAGCGGCTGGCGCGGACCCTGGTGGACCGCGGCAGCGCGGGCAGCATCATCAACATCAGCAGCATCGAGGGCACCCGCGCCGCCCCCGGCTACGCGGCCTACGCCGCGGCCAAGGCCGGCGTCATCAACTTCACCAAGACCGCCGCCCTGGAATTGGCGCCGCACCGAATCCGGGTCAACTGCCTGGCCCCCGATTTCACCCTCACCGAGGGACTGGAACGCATCGGCGCGGTCGAGTCGATGGCCAATGCGGCGAACAACATCCCGGTCGGCCGGGCCGGGCATGTGGACGAAATGGGCGGGGCGGCAGTGTTTCTGGCGACCGAACTGAGCGCCTACGTGACCGGGCAGACCATCCACGTCGACGGCGGGACGAGTGCGGCCGGCGGCTGGTACCACCACCCGGACACCGGTGCATACATCCTGGGGGCGCCGGGTCCGGCCTGA
- a CDS encoding acetyl-CoA C-acetyltransferase, with translation MATSASKASAGSKASTGSQAGRRRVAVLGGNRIPFARSDGAYAHASNQDMFTAALDGLVERFGLDGQRLSMVIGGAVLKHSRDFNLIRESVLGSRLSPYTPGFDVQQACGTGLQSALIGADGIALGRYEVVAAGGVDTTSDAPIAFGDEMRRTMLSIRRAKSNVDRLKLAGRLPATLGLDAPANSEVRTGLSMGEHAAITAKQMGVKRVDQDELAAASHRNMAAAYDRGFFDDLVTPFLGLYRDDNLRPNSSVEKLATLRPVFGVRLGDATMTAGNSTPLTDGASVALLASEDWAAEHGHEPLAYLVDGETAAVDFVSGADGLLMAPTYAVPRLLARNGLTLADFDYYEIHEAFASVVLATLAAWESAEYCSVKLGLDAPLGAIDRSKLNVNGSSLAAGHPFAATGGRIIAQLAKQLAEKKAATGKPVRGLISICAAGGQGVTAIMEA, from the coding sequence GTGGCTACCTCAGCAAGCAAGGCTTCCGCCGGAAGCAAGGCATCCACCGGAAGCCAGGCCGGCCGGCGCCGGGTCGCCGTGCTCGGCGGCAACCGCATTCCGTTCGCGCGGTCCGACGGTGCCTACGCCCACGCCTCCAACCAGGACATGTTCACCGCGGCGCTGGACGGGCTGGTGGAGCGGTTCGGCCTCGACGGTCAGCGACTGTCCATGGTGATCGGCGGCGCCGTGCTCAAGCACAGCCGCGACTTCAACCTGATCCGCGAGTCGGTGCTGGGCAGCCGGCTGTCGCCCTACACCCCGGGCTTCGACGTTCAGCAGGCCTGCGGCACCGGCCTGCAGTCCGCGCTGATCGGCGCCGACGGCATTGCCCTTGGCCGCTACGAGGTCGTCGCCGCCGGCGGTGTGGACACCACCTCCGACGCCCCGATCGCCTTCGGTGACGAGATGCGCCGCACCATGCTGTCGATCCGGCGGGCCAAATCGAACGTCGACCGGCTCAAGCTGGCCGGCAGGCTGCCCGCCACCCTGGGACTGGACGCCCCGGCCAACTCCGAGGTCCGCACCGGTCTGTCGATGGGCGAGCACGCCGCGATCACCGCCAAGCAGATGGGCGTCAAGCGCGTCGACCAGGACGAACTGGCCGCCGCCAGCCACCGCAACATGGCCGCCGCCTATGACCGGGGCTTCTTCGACGACCTGGTCACCCCGTTCCTGGGCCTGTACCGCGACGACAACCTGCGGCCGAACTCGTCGGTGGAGAAGCTGGCCACGCTGCGCCCGGTGTTCGGCGTGCGCCTCGGCGACGCCACCATGACCGCAGGCAACTCCACCCCGCTGACCGACGGCGCCTCGGTGGCGCTGCTGGCCAGCGAGGACTGGGCCGCCGAGCACGGTCACGAGCCGCTGGCCTACCTGGTCGACGGCGAGACCGCGGCGGTGGACTTCGTCAGCGGCGCCGACGGCCTGCTGATGGCGCCGACCTACGCGGTGCCGCGACTGCTGGCCCGCAACGGCCTGACGCTGGCCGACTTCGACTACTACGAGATCCACGAGGCGTTCGCCTCGGTGGTGTTGGCCACCCTGGCGGCCTGGGAGTCCGCGGAGTACTGCAGCGTGAAGCTCGGCCTGGACGCGCCGCTGGGCGCCATCGACCGGTCCAAGCTGAACGTCAACGGCTCATCGCTGGCGGCCGGGCACCCGTTCGCCGCGACCGGCGGGCGGATCATCGCGCAGCTGGCCAAGCAGCTGGCCGAGAAGAAGGCGGCGACCGGCAAGCCGGTGCGCGGGCTGATCTCGATCTGCGCCGCCGGCGGTCAGGGCGTCACCGCCATCATGGAGGCCTGA
- a CDS encoding 3-oxoacyl-ACP reductase, with protein sequence MAPKLPTDLYSTVFGSGLGSLLAKQLGVPQAETLRRYRAGEPALAGPLLIGGEGRIVEPMRAALADDYDIVGNNIGGRWADRFGGLLFDATGITDGAGLKALHDFFTPLLRNVAPSGRVVVVGTTPELTGSVDERIAQRALEGFTRSLAKEMLRGATVQLVYLSPDAAPGASGLESTLRFLLSGRSAYVDGQVIYVGADDAVAPADWDKPLAGKVAIITGAARGIGATIAEVFARDGAKVVAIDVDAAADALAETAAKVGGTALPLDVTAEDAVAKITAHLAEHYNGKADVLVNNAGITRDKLLANMDDARWDAVIAVNLLAPQRLAEGLVAGGAIGSGGRIIGLSSMAGIAGNRGQTNYAATKAGMIGLTDALAPGLAKQGITINAVAPGFIETKMTEAIPFATREVGRRLNSLFQGGEPVDVAEAIAYFASPASNAVTGNTIRVCGQAMLGA encoded by the coding sequence GTGGCCCCCAAGCTCCCAACCGACCTGTACTCGACCGTCTTCGGCTCCGGCCTCGGATCGCTGCTGGCCAAGCAGCTCGGCGTCCCGCAGGCGGAGACCCTGCGTCGCTACCGCGCCGGCGAACCCGCGCTGGCCGGGCCGCTGCTGATCGGCGGCGAGGGCCGGATCGTCGAGCCGATGCGCGCCGCGCTGGCCGACGACTACGACATCGTCGGCAACAACATCGGCGGCCGCTGGGCGGACCGATTCGGCGGCCTGCTGTTCGACGCCACCGGCATCACCGACGGCGCCGGCCTGAAGGCCCTGCACGACTTCTTCACCCCGCTGCTGCGCAACGTCGCCCCGTCCGGCCGCGTCGTCGTCGTCGGCACCACCCCGGAGCTGACCGGCAGCGTCGACGAGCGGATCGCCCAGCGCGCGCTGGAGGGCTTCACCCGATCGCTGGCCAAGGAGATGCTGCGCGGCGCCACCGTGCAGCTGGTCTACCTCTCCCCCGACGCCGCCCCCGGCGCCAGTGGCCTGGAATCGACCCTGCGCTTCCTGCTCTCGGGCCGTTCGGCCTACGTCGACGGCCAGGTGATCTACGTCGGCGCCGACGACGCCGTCGCCCCCGCCGACTGGGACAAGCCGCTGGCCGGCAAGGTCGCCATCATCACCGGCGCGGCCCGCGGGATCGGCGCGACGATCGCCGAGGTGTTCGCCCGTGACGGGGCCAAGGTCGTGGCGATCGACGTCGACGCCGCCGCCGACGCGCTGGCCGAGACCGCCGCCAAGGTGGGCGGCACCGCGCTGCCGCTGGACGTCACCGCCGAGGACGCCGTCGCCAAGATCACCGCGCATCTGGCCGAGCACTACAACGGCAAGGCTGACGTGCTGGTCAACAACGCCGGCATCACCCGCGACAAGCTGCTGGCCAACATGGACGACGCCCGCTGGGACGCGGTGATCGCGGTGAACCTGCTGGCCCCGCAGCGCCTGGCCGAGGGCCTGGTGGCCGGCGGTGCGATCGGCTCCGGCGGCCGGATCATCGGGCTGTCCTCGATGGCCGGCATCGCAGGCAACCGCGGTCAGACCAACTACGCGGCCACCAAGGCCGGCATGATCGGCCTGACCGACGCGCTGGCCCCGGGGCTGGCCAAGCAGGGCATCACCATCAACGCGGTGGCGCCGGGCTTCATCGAGACCAAGATGACCGAGGCCATCCCTTTCGCCACTCGCGAGGTCGGCCGCCGGCTGAACTCGCTGTTCCAGGGCGGCGAGCCGGTCGACGTCGCCGAGGCCATCGCCTACTTCGCCAGCCCCGCCTCCAACGCCGTCACCGGAAACACCATCCGGGTCTGCGGCCAGGCGATGCTGGGGGCCTAG
- a CDS encoding MaoC/PaaZ C-terminal domain-containing protein gives MTEQPNNLANMLRAAVGALPVIPRGDALPSRTVELDDITIDPENVAEYAAVTGLRFTDAVPLTYPFVLTFPAVMALATGFDFPFPAMGSVHTENHITRYRPISVTDTLGITVNAENLREHRKGLLVDLVSKVSVGNELAWHQVTTFLHQQRTSLSGEPKPEPTKQPKLPPPNAILRMTGGQIRRYASVGGDHNPIHTSSIGAKLFGFPTAIAHGMFSAAAVLGNIEAQLPDAVRYSVRFGKPILLPASVGLYTDRVDDGWDLSLRNLKKGYPHLTGTLRG, from the coding sequence ATGACCGAGCAGCCCAACAACCTCGCGAACATGCTGCGCGCCGCCGTCGGCGCACTGCCGGTGATCCCGCGCGGCGACGCCCTGCCGTCGCGCACCGTGGAACTCGACGACATCACCATCGACCCGGAGAACGTCGCGGAGTACGCCGCGGTGACCGGCCTGCGGTTCACCGACGCGGTGCCGCTGACCTACCCGTTCGTGCTGACCTTCCCGGCGGTGATGGCACTGGCCACCGGGTTCGACTTCCCGTTCCCCGCAATGGGTTCGGTGCACACCGAGAACCACATCACCCGGTACCGGCCGATCTCGGTGACCGACACACTGGGCATCACGGTGAACGCGGAGAACCTGCGCGAGCACCGCAAGGGCCTGCTGGTGGATCTGGTGTCGAAGGTCAGCGTCGGCAATGAGCTGGCCTGGCACCAGGTGACGACGTTCCTGCACCAGCAGCGCACCAGCCTGTCCGGCGAACCCAAGCCGGAGCCGACCAAGCAGCCGAAACTGCCGCCGCCCAACGCGATCCTGCGGATGACCGGTGGCCAGATCCGTCGCTACGCTTCGGTCGGCGGTGACCACAACCCGATCCACACCAGTTCGATCGGCGCCAAGCTGTTCGGCTTCCCAACCGCGATCGCGCACGGGATGTTCAGCGCGGCAGCGGTTCTGGGCAACATCGAGGCCCAGCTGCCCGATGCGGTGCGCTATTCGGTCCGGTTCGGCAAGCCGATCCTGCTGCCGGCGTCGGTGGGCCTGTACACCGACCGGGTCGACGACGGCTGGGACCTGAGCCTGCGCAACCTGAAGAAGGGCTACCCGCACCTGACCGGAACGCTTCGCGGCTAG
- a CDS encoding TetR/AcrR family transcriptional regulator → MAGGTKRLPRAVREQQMLDAAVQEFSVSGYHETSMDAIAARAEISKPMLYLYYGSKEDLFGAVLDRELGRFIEAVGAEVDFTLPARDMLRNTIGAYLKYIDTNRASWIVLYTQATSSQAFAHTVREGRERVIEMVARLLSAGTRNPDPDIDFQLIAVALVGAGEAVANQVSVGDVDVDDAAELLINLFWRGLKGKPENLPT, encoded by the coding sequence ATGGCCGGCGGAACGAAGCGGCTGCCGCGCGCGGTGCGCGAACAGCAGATGCTCGACGCCGCGGTCCAGGAGTTCTCGGTCAGCGGCTACCACGAGACGTCGATGGACGCGATCGCCGCGCGCGCGGAGATCTCCAAACCGATGTTGTACCTGTACTACGGCTCCAAGGAGGACCTGTTCGGCGCGGTGCTGGATCGGGAACTGGGCCGGTTCATCGAGGCCGTCGGCGCCGAGGTCGACTTCACGCTGCCGGCGCGGGACATGCTGCGCAACACCATCGGTGCGTACCTGAAGTACATCGACACCAACCGGGCGTCCTGGATCGTGCTGTACACCCAGGCGACCAGTTCGCAGGCGTTTGCCCACACCGTGCGCGAGGGCCGCGAGCGGGTCATCGAGATGGTCGCCCGGCTGTTGTCGGCGGGCACTCGAAATCCCGACCCGGACATCGACTTTCAGCTGATCGCCGTCGCGCTGGTCGGCGCCGGTGAGGCGGTGGCGAACCAGGTCAGTGTCGGCGACGTCGACGTCGACGATGCCGCCGAGTTGCTGATCAACCTGTTCTGGCGGGGCCTGAAGGGCAAGCCGGAAAATCTTCCGACCTGA
- a CDS encoding glycoside hydrolase family 3 N-terminal domain-containing protein, which yields MVAAVVIGLQVRAGSDGGVGVAHAAPPVTPAARTLAPAPKAPVCGTLSLRDQLAQLLMVGVRNAADARAVVTEHHVGGIFIGSWTDLSMLGGPLAEVKAAAGAIPLAVSVDEEGGRVSRLKSVIGAQPSPRELAANNTPEQVRAIAAERARKMSGLGITIDFAPVLDVTAGDADGAIGDRSFSGDPNVVTEYAGAYAAGLRDGGLLPVYKHFPGHGRASGDSHTGGVTTPPLADLETSDLVPYRALIGAGPAAVMVGHMAVPGLTGGQQSSLSPAAYGLLRQMGFGGAVFTDDLSSMQAISDVYPVPEAVLKALAAGADVALWVTTAEVPAVLDRLEAAVNSGELPQARVDEALRRAVAMKGGALPC from the coding sequence ATGGTCGCCGCGGTGGTGATCGGGCTGCAGGTCCGTGCCGGTTCCGACGGCGGTGTGGGTGTCGCGCACGCCGCGCCCCCGGTCACACCGGCCGCCCGCACGCTGGCCCCGGCGCCGAAGGCCCCGGTCTGCGGCACCCTGTCGCTGCGCGATCAGCTGGCCCAGCTGCTGATGGTCGGGGTGCGCAACGCCGCCGACGCCCGGGCCGTGGTCACCGAACATCACGTCGGCGGCATCTTCATCGGCAGCTGGACCGACCTGTCGATGCTGGGCGGCCCGCTGGCCGAGGTCAAGGCCGCCGCCGGCGCGATCCCGCTGGCCGTCAGCGTCGACGAGGAAGGCGGCCGGGTGTCCCGGCTGAAGTCGGTCATCGGCGCCCAGCCGTCGCCGCGCGAGCTGGCCGCGAACAACACCCCCGAGCAGGTCCGGGCGATCGCCGCCGAGCGGGCCCGCAAGATGTCCGGGCTGGGCATCACCATTGACTTCGCCCCGGTGCTCGACGTCACCGCCGGCGACGCCGACGGCGCGATCGGTGACCGCTCCTTCAGCGGCGACCCGAACGTCGTCACCGAGTACGCCGGCGCCTATGCAGCCGGGCTGCGCGACGGCGGACTGCTGCCGGTCTACAAGCACTTCCCCGGTCACGGCCGGGCCTCCGGAGACTCGCACACCGGCGGCGTGACCACCCCGCCGCTGGCCGATCTGGAGACCAGCGACCTGGTGCCGTACCGGGCGCTGATCGGGGCCGGGCCGGCCGCGGTGATGGTCGGCCACATGGCGGTGCCCGGGCTGACCGGCGGCCAGCAGTCCTCGCTGAGCCCGGCGGCCTACGGGCTGCTGCGCCAGATGGGCTTCGGCGGTGCGGTGTTCACCGACGACCTGTCCTCGATGCAGGCGATCAGCGATGTCTACCCGGTGCCGGAGGCGGTGCTCAAGGCGCTGGCCGCCGGTGCTGATGTCGCGCTGTGGGTGACCACCGCCGAGGTGCCCGCGGTGCTGGACCGGTTGGAGGCCGCGGTGAACTCCGGTGAGCTGCCGCAGGCCCGGGTCGACGAGGCGCTGCGCCGTGCGGTGGCGATGAAGGGCGGGGCGCTGCCCTGCTGA
- a CDS encoding universal stress protein, with amino-acid sequence MTVVVIAYDGTPNARRAVGFAARFLAPHRTVVLTVWQPLRQPTEQASYDLDGPPDPRDPDDVDIALADAQRTNDEGIALARSSGLPAEPLCVAVRSTVWRTIIDTADRLDADLIITGTRGTTGFRALLQSSIADRVLRRGRRPVLIIPPGPAS; translated from the coding sequence ATGACCGTCGTCGTCATCGCCTACGACGGCACCCCGAACGCGCGGCGTGCCGTGGGCTTCGCCGCACGCTTTCTCGCCCCGCACCGCACCGTCGTGCTGACCGTCTGGCAGCCGCTGCGGCAGCCGACCGAGCAGGCCAGCTACGACCTCGACGGCCCGCCGGACCCGCGCGACCCCGACGACGTGGACATCGCCCTGGCCGACGCCCAGCGCACCAACGACGAGGGCATCGCGCTGGCCCGCAGCTCCGGTCTGCCCGCCGAGCCACTGTGCGTGGCGGTCCGCTCCACGGTGTGGCGCACCATCATCGACACCGCCGACCGGCTCGACGCCGACCTGATCATCACCGGCACCCGCGGCACCACCGGATTCCGGGCCCTGCTGCAGTCCAGCATCGCCGACCGGGTGCTGCGCCGCGGCCGCCGACCGGTGCTCATCATTCCGCCCGGGCCCGCGTCCTGA
- a CDS encoding DUF2613 domain-containing protein, translating into MTRFVVPAAASIVVGLLLGAAGVFGVTLMVQQDTKPPVSAGNPDSAVLNRVEYGERK; encoded by the coding sequence ATGACCCGGTTCGTGGTGCCGGCCGCCGCCAGCATCGTGGTCGGCCTGCTGCTCGGCGCGGCCGGTGTGTTCGGCGTGACGCTGATGGTGCAGCAGGACACCAAGCCCCCGGTGTCCGCCGGCAACCCGGATTCGGCCGTGCTCAACCGCGTCGAATACGGCGAGCGGAAATAA